One window of the Methanomassiliicoccales archaeon genome contains the following:
- a CDS encoding Gfo/Idh/MocA family oxidoreductase, producing TLMVGHVERFNPAVLKLKEVLDENLIGQIVTLTAKRVGPLPPQIKDVGVIIDLGVHDIDIMSFLIERNVRKVYAKAGSAKNPLELEDYAIIMLDFENTTGIVETNWLTPHKVRTLTVVGSEGIVELDYIAQKLVLYNHEWVREAKVQFKEPLRNELEHFVECVKKKERPLVSGEEGLHALMVAIKALESANKNEPVEVEFTFERKQ from the coding sequence ACCCTAATGGTTGGGCACGTGGAGAGGTTTAACCCGGCTGTTCTGAAGTTGAAAGAGGTTTTGGATGAGAATTTAATTGGACAAATCGTTACTCTCACTGCCAAGCGTGTTGGGCCTTTGCCTCCACAAATCAAAGATGTTGGAGTGATAATAGATTTAGGAGTTCACGATATTGATATAATGAGTTTCTTGATTGAGAGAAATGTGAGAAAAGTTTACGCTAAGGCTGGAAGTGCAAAGAATCCCTTGGAACTTGAGGATTACGCAATAATAATGCTTGATTTTGAAAACACCACTGGAATTGTGGAAACCAACTGGCTTACTCCTCATAAAGTTAGAACCCTCACCGTAGTTGGGTCTGAGGGCATAGTGGAATTGGATTACATAGCCCAAAAGCTCGTATTATACAATCATGAATGGGTTAGAGAGGCGAAAGTGCAGTTTAAAGAGCCTCTAAGAAATGAACTTGAACATTTTGTTGAGTGTGTTAAAAAGAAAGAGAGACCACTGGTAAGTGGGGAAGAAGGACTCCATGCCCTGATGGTTGCTATAAAAGCTTTAGAGAGTGCTAATAAGAATGAACCAGTAGAAGTTGAGTTCACATTTGAGAGAAAACAATGA